The following are from one region of the Prionailurus bengalensis isolate Pbe53 chromosome A2, Fcat_Pben_1.1_paternal_pri, whole genome shotgun sequence genome:
- the LRRC25 gene encoding leucine-rich repeat-containing protein 25, which produces MGGALVWMLLLPLLLQDPGSQGLSCNVSSWDVDWTTEFTATCLNFSGQGLSLPRNQSLQARNVVLLDLSGNGLQELPLPFFALLGKLEVLDVTNNPLDRVDRALAMRCKLDLKADCSCVLESWHRVRRDNCSGQLPLLCLDTATGAWHNISTFLGVGCPPGLSVMTIGALVAGCSLLLGLTIAGLVLAWRLRGRWMVSSHDLDKTWAAQDGSRSGLGKQPRYSSRGLSPKPPEAVLPRPSTPDYENVFVGQPATRHQWAEQGAHPSEDSDFYMNYEGLNRASQPVYCNLRSLDRAPLDEEEYVIPGH; this is translated from the exons ATGGGGGGCGCCCTGGTGTGGATGCTGTTGTTGCCGCTGCTGCTGCAGGATCCCGGCAGCCAAGGATTGTCATGCAACGTGTCCTCGTGGGACGTGGACTGGACCACAGAGTTCACAGCCACATGCCTGAATTTCAGCGGCCAAGGCCTGAGCCTGCCCCGGAACCAGTCTCTGCAGGCCAGGAACGTGGTCCTTCTTGACCTGTCTGGGAATGGTCTTCAAGAGCTACCACTGCCCTTCTTTGCCCTCCTGGGAAAGCTGGAGGTCCTAGATGTGACAAACAACCCACTGGACCGAGTGGACAGGGCACTGGCCATGCGCTGTAAACTTGACCTGAAGGCTGACTGTAGCTGTGTCCTAGAATCCTGGCACCGGGTCAGACGGGACAACTGCTCTGGCCAGCTGCCTCTGCTGTGCCTGGACACAGCTACTGGTGCCTGGCACAATATCTCTACCTTCCTGGGGGTTGGCTGCCCCCCTGGCCTGTCCGTGATGACCATCGGGGCACTGGTGGCTGGTTGTAGCCTGCTCCTTGGGCTCACCATTGCTGGCCTAGTGCTGGCCTGGAGACTTCGGGGACGCTGGATGGTCAGCAGCCACGACCTGGACAAAACATGGGCTGCTCAGGATGGTTCCAGGTCTGGCTTGGGCAAGCAGCCGAGGTATAGTAGCCGAGGCCTCAGCCCTAAGCCCCCAGAGGCTGTCCTGCCCAGACCCTCCACACCCGACTATGAGAATGTGTTCGTGGGCCAGCCAGCTACCAGGCACCAGTGGGCCGAACAGGG GGCCCACCCATCAGAGGATAGCGACTTCTACATGAATTATGAGGGCCTCAACCGTGCCTCCCAGCCTGTCTACTGCAATCTGCGGTCGCTGGACCGAGCCCCACTGGACGAAGAGGAGTATGTGATCCCCGGGCACTGA
- the GDF15 gene encoding growth/differentiation factor 15, translating to MPGPGPTPPMLLMLLMLLMLCWLPSGGALSLAQEHLPAFPGPSEARSGTDVSRFEEFRKLYEHLQTRLRLNQSWEDSNPDRVISEAQVRILTPKLRLGLGGHLHLRIARADLTKGLPASFRLHRALLRLSPTELSSWDVTRPLRRQLSLGGSGAPTLHLRLLPQRDRLPAALPSSARPQLELHWRPRAARGRRNAHARSKDDCPLGAGRCCRLQSLRASLEDLGWANWVVAPRELDVRMCIGACPSQFRSANTHAQMQARLHGLNPDATPAPCCVPARYEPVVLMHQDSDGRVSLTPFDDLVAKDCHCL from the exons ATGCCTGGGCCTGGACCCACACCACCAAtgctgctgatgctgctgatgctgctgatGCTCTGCTGGCTGCCTTCGGGAGGTGCCCTGTCTTTGGCCCAGGAGCACCTCCCGGCCTTTCCGGGACCCTCAGAAGCTCGCTCCGGTACGGATGTCTCCAGATTCGAGGAGTTTCGGAAACTCTACGAACACCTGCAGACCAGGTTGCGGTTGAACCAAAGCTGGGAAGATTCAAACCCTGACCGAGTCATCTCTGAAGCCCAAGTCCGGATACTCACTCCAAAGC tGCGACTTGGGCTGGGCGGCCACCTGCACCTGCGCATCGCCCGGGCTGACCTGACGAAGGGGCTCCCCGCATCCTTCCGCCTGCATCGCGCGCTGCTCAGGCTGTCCCCGACGGAGCTGAGCTCGTGGGACGTGACGCGGCCGCTGCGGCGTCAGCTCAGCCTTGGAGGTTCCGGGGCGCCCACCCTCCACCTGCGACTGCTGCCTCAGAGGGACCGCTTGCCGGCGGCGTTGCCTTCTTCTGCACGTCCCCAGCTTGAGCTGCACTGGCGGCCACGCGCGGCCAGAGGGCGCCGCAACGCGCATGCGCGCTCCAAGGACGACTGCCCCCTGGGGGCGGGGCGCTGCTGCCGCCTGCAAAGCTTGCGCGCGTCGCTCGAGGACTTGGGATGGGCCAACTGGGTGGTGGCGCCTCGCGAGCTGGACGTGCGCATGTGTATCGGCGCGTGCCCGAGCCAGTTCCGGTCGGCCAACACGCACGCGCAGATGCAGGCGCGCCTGCACGGCCTGAACCCCGACGCGACGCCGGCGCCGTGCTGCGTGCCCGCCCGCTACGAGCCGGTGGTGCTCATGCACCAAGACAGCGACGGTCGGGTGTCGCTTACGCCCTTCGACGACCTCGTGGCCAAGGACTGCCACTGCCTATGA